From Mixta hanseatica, a single genomic window includes:
- a CDS encoding DUF2442 domain-containing protein: MSVSIKSAKFDPYNMWLQLSDGRVLGVPLTYFPALQNASAEQLASFELSPRGIHWSELNEDLSLQGLLSLQPLTPIR, encoded by the coding sequence ATGAGCGTATCCATCAAATCGGCAAAATTTGATCCCTACAACATGTGGCTGCAGCTGAGCGATGGTCGCGTGCTGGGCGTGCCTCTGACGTACTTTCCTGCGCTGCAGAATGCCAGCGCTGAACAGCTGGCAAGTTTTGAGCTGAGTCCGCGCGGCATTCACTGGAGTGAACTGAATGAGGACCTGTCTTTACAGGGATTACTGTCACTGCAGCCTTTGACGCCCATACGGTGA